From one Parambassis ranga chromosome 5, fParRan2.1, whole genome shotgun sequence genomic stretch:
- the nmur3 gene encoding neuromedin-U receptor 2 — MELPLQGDTSKLLQNTSMPLNTTGNYTSDQLTEVNLFEILGPKRSPFFFPVTSVYLLIFLTGLCGNVLTCAVIAKHKKMRNPTNFYLVSLAVSDLLVLLFGMPLEVYDLWQNYPFPFGEGGCYFKTFLFETVCFASILNVTALSVERYIAVVHPLKTRYLSTNQHAKRVITVVWVVSMICAIPNTSLHGIFYLPEKMEESAICTVLKPLWIYNMVMQITTVCFYFVPMMVISMLYLVMGLHLGRERRRSGKNLGKNCCSNTRRKMSAENGRRRQVIKMLSIVVAVFGVCWAPFHIERLLWSSVSQWTDLMHNIYQYVHILSGVFFYLSSAVNPIIYSLLSTRFRECFRELVCSHTEDTSSVRDSPPFPKILLDPSISTSRTQAEGKDSHAFIPLLSSNMTLSMDAAILTCACNETTCKTSVF, encoded by the exons ATGGAGCTGCCTCTGCAGGGAGACACATCCAAGCTACTCCAAAACACCAGCATGCCACTGAACACCACCGGGAACTACACCAGCGACCAGCTCACTGAGGTCAACCTCTTTGAAATTCTAGGACCTAAAcgttcccccttttttttcccgGTCACCAGCGTTtacctcctcatcttcctcactggCCTGTGTGGGAATGTGCTGACCTGCGCTGTGATCGCCAAGCACAAGAAGATGCGTAACCCCACCAACTTTTACCTGGTGAGCCTGGCTGTGTCTGACCTCCTCGTGCTTTTGTTTGGGATGCCCTTGGAGGTTTATGACCTGTGGCAAAACTACCCATTCCCCTTTGGCGAGGGCGGCTGCTACTTCAAGACCTTCCTCTTTGAGACGGTCTGCTTCGCCTCCATCCTGAATGTCACAGCTCTGAGCGTGGAGAGGTACATCGCTGTGGTGCACCCGCTCAAGACGCGTTACCTGTCCACCAACCAGCACGCTAAACGGGTCATCACAGTGGTGTGGGTGGTGTCGATGATCTGTGCGATCCCCAACACCTCGCTGCACGGCATCTTCTACCTGCcggagaagatggaggagtcTGCCATATGCACGGTGCTGAAGCCCCTGTGGATCTATAACATGGTCATGCAAATCACAACGGTGTGCTTCTATTTTGTGCCCATGATGGTGATCAGCATGCTGTACTTAGTGATGGGCCTTCACTTGGGCAGAGAGAGGCGGCGCTCCGGGAAGAACCTGGGAAAGAACTGCTGTAGCAACACTCGGAGGAAGATGAGCGCAGAGAACGGGCGCAGGCGGCAGGTCATCAAGATGCTCT CGATCGTGGTGGCGGTGTTTGGAGTCTGCTGGGCGCCTTTTCACATCGAGCGGCTCTTGTGGAGCTCCGTCAGCCAGTGGACCGACTTGATGCACAACATTTATCAGTATGTTCACATCCTGTCGGGTGTCTTCTTCTACCTCAGCTCAGCAGTCAACCCCATCATCTACAGCCTGCTGTCCACACGATTCAGGGAGTGTTTCCGGGAACTCGTGTGCTCCCACACGGAGGACACCAGCTCTGTCAGAGACTCCCCGCCTTTTCCAAAAATTTTACTGGATCCCTCTATCTCAACGTCAAGAACTCAGGCAGAGGGTAAGGACTCCCATGCTTTCATCCCTTTGCTGTCTTCTAACATGACGCTGAGTATGGACGCTGCAATCCTCACATGTGCATGTAACGAGACGACCTGCAAGACCTCTGTGTTCTGA
- the lactbl1b gene encoding putative beta-lactamase-like 1: protein MGKAGSKVLREASVDGVQAQPPPAASTPPAPAPAAAAAAPTVKFKELTKTNKMKVKWTQLGLVFFLVLSVVMTGCFFWQYQLPKVLPDEAMGRNSNSEMMCPRFPEPLPLEHPIPSLKEALEKVDVLLRQTVNPVSLPALSAIVILNDTVLWTGNFGKRNGSDPLSGPPNEYTIYRIASLSKIFPTLMLYKLWEDGKIGSLDDPLEKYVENFTIKNPLGKSRNSELKYVTDGLIFLDSGEVQIRSSSVTLRRMASQLSGLPRRLRATNLLWKGKTQSAINLLQDDVLVADPGTKCHYSNLAFSLLAHVMAERVAGVEYQRWITDNILDRLGMEDTGFDLTPGLHTQMAVGVYSNGKPAPLYDLGWYRPSGQMFSTAADLAKLAMMLLGAYHRKLLEPDSLKIMLTPLFRCDKDYFANRTGTPWEVNELMGYEVVRKDGDLDGYSATFSLVPRLKLSLVVLMAGSRSQNQDVVTKAYNFIIPAIEKAFREAKKVLVAPPNPEPYIGFFTYSNITFYEIKAGTDGVLIMQQFGPQIEELIPEKYRTIKLNYLVDRVFRVVFEKEYPCVLRVGTASVSLEAQDGQLFNFYIFNKQGLSPGFDAPGLNTYNVVRIARRPTFSS, encoded by the exons ATGGGCAAGGCCGGGAGTAAAGTTCTCAGAGAAGCTTCGGTGGATGGGGTTCAAGCACAG ccaCCTCCTGCTGCATCTACTCcccctgctcctgctcctgctgctgctgctgctgctcctacTGTTAAATTCAAAGAACTCACTAAAACCAACAAGATGAAGGTGAAATGGACCCAGCTGGGTTTGGTCTTCTTCCTGGTTCTGTCAGTGGTGATGACAGGATGCTTCTTCTGGCAATACCAGCTGCCCAAAGTTCTGCCAG ATGAGGCAATGGGTCGCAATTCCAATTCAGAGATGATGTGTCCCCGCTTCCCCGAGCCTCTCCCTCTGGAGCATCCAATCCCCAGTCTGAAAGAGGCTCTGGAAAAG GTGGATGTTTTGCTTCGGCAGACCGTCAACCCCGTCAGCCTTCCTGCTCTGTCAGCCATCGTAATCTTAAATGACACCGTTTTGTGGACGGGCAACTTTGGAAAGAGGAATGGCAGCGACCCTCTGTCAGGACCGCCGAATGAGTACACCATCTACAG AATTGCCAGCCTGTCCAAAATCTTCCCCACTCTGATGCTGTACAAGCTGTGGGAGGACGGGAAGATCGGTTCCCTGGACGACCCGCTGGAGAAATACGTTGAGAACTTCACCATTAAAAACCCTCTGGGGAAGTCACGAAACTCGGAGCTGAAATATGTGACGGACGGTCTCATATTTCTGGACAGCGGCGAGGTTCAGATCCGCTCCTCTTCCGTCACACTGCGGAGGATGGCCAGCCAGCTCTCAG GCCTGCCAAGAAGACTTAGAGCCACAAATCTGCTGTGGAAAGGAAAAACACAATCTGCGATCAATCTGCTGCAGGACGATGTGCTGGTCGCAGATCCAGGCACCAA ATGTCACTACAGCAACCTCGCCTTCTCCCTGCTTGCTCATGTGATGGCTGAGCGCGTGGCCGGAGTTGAATACCAGCGATGGATCACAGACAACATCCTGGACCGGCTGGGGATGGAGGACACTGGCTTTGACCTCACGCCAGGTCTCCACACTCAGATGGCTGTAGGCGTGTACTCCAATGGGAAACCGGCTCCGCTCTATGACCTGGGCTGGTACCGGCCTTCCGGTCAGATGTTCTCCACGGCCGCAGACTTGGCCAAGCTcgccatgatgctgctgggtgcTTATCACCGCAAGCTCCTGGAGCCAGACTCCCTGAAGATCATGCTGACCCCACTCTTTAGGTGCGATAAGGACTACTTTGCCAACCGTACCGGGACGCCATGGGAGGTGAACGAGCTGATGGGCTATGAGGTGGTGCGTAAAGATGGTGATCTGGATGGCTACTCCGCCACCTTTTCCCTGGTTCCCAGGCTGAAGCTCAGCCTGGTGGTGCTCATGGCGGGCAGCCGTTCTCAGAACCAGGACGTGGTCACAAAAGCCTACAACTTCATTATCCCGGCAATAGAGAAGGCCTTCAGGGAGGCGAAGAAGGTCCTTGTTGCTCCTCCAAACCCGGAGCCTTACATCGGCTTTTTCACATACAGCAACATCACCTTCTATGAGATCAAAGCTGGGACAGACGGAGTTCTGATCATGCAGCAGTTTGGTCCTCAGATTgaagagctgatcccagagaagTACAGGACGATAAAGCTCAACTACCTGGTTGATCGCGTCTTCAGAGTGGTCTTTGAGAAAGAGTACCCTTGCGTTTTGCGAGTTGGCACAGCTTCGGTGTCCCTGGAAGCCCAGGACGGCCAGCTATTTAACTTCTACATTTTTAACAAGCAGGGTTTGTCGCCTGGCTTTGATGCACCAGGACTGAACACGTACAATGTGGTCAGAATAGCACGCAGGCCAACGTTCTCCAGCTGA